The proteins below come from a single Deltaproteobacteria bacterium genomic window:
- a CDS encoding succinate dehydrogenase, whose protein sequence is MDDRRHFLLRRLHSLSGIVPIGFYMLVHVYAINVTILAGPKVFDHAAETLESTPWFLLLLIEIFLLWLPIAFHGIYGLFIVQEAQHNFTSYGYTRNVYFSLQRISGIAAFLFLAFHMFTTRFYNYVWSVPISYETMHGWISNPLWFGVYLIGILAAAFHLTNGVSTFCITWGITVGVRAQRAVQNACTLLFVVMGVSGVAIVAAFR, encoded by the coding sequence ATGGATGACCGCAGACACTTCTTGCTGCGCCGCTTACATAGCCTGTCGGGCATCGTGCCGATCGGGTTCTACATGCTGGTGCATGTGTACGCGATCAACGTGACGATCCTGGCCGGGCCCAAGGTGTTCGATCACGCGGCCGAGACGCTGGAGTCGACGCCGTGGTTCCTCTTGCTGTTGATCGAGATCTTCCTGCTGTGGCTGCCGATCGCGTTTCACGGGATCTACGGGCTGTTCATCGTGCAAGAAGCGCAACATAATTTCACCAGCTATGGCTACACGCGCAACGTGTACTTCTCGCTGCAGCGGATCAGCGGGATTGCGGCGTTCCTGTTCCTCGCCTTCCACATGTTCACCACGCGCTTCTACAACTACGTCTGGAGTGTGCCGATCAGTTACGAGACCATGCACGGGTGGATCAGCAATCCGCTGTGGTTCGGCGTCTACCTCATCGGGATTCTAGCGGCGGCGTTCCATCTGACCAACGGCGTTTCGACCTTCTGCATCACATGGGGCATCACGGTTGGCGTGCGCGCCCAACGTGCGGTGCAGAACGCGTGTACGCTGCTGTTCGTGGTGATGGGCGTGTCCGGCGTGGCGATTGTCGCGGCGTTCCGGTGA